In the Deinococcus ficus genome, one interval contains:
- a CDS encoding GNAT family N-acetyltransferase, whose translation MSVRVRALGAADAQPYWDVRYATLSSDPFAFGTTAERFAALPLEQVAQRVTPSDTRVSFGAFLSGPDGQEALVGILTLVRLDSPGFAHRADVLGVAVLREARGQGAGDALMRAALDHARSWEGLTSLHLAVTDTQAAARRLYERHGFQVWGTQPDAIRRAGQVLQEHFMWRPL comes from the coding sequence GTGAGCGTGCGCGTCCGGGCGCTGGGCGCGGCGGACGCGCAGCCCTACTGGGACGTGCGGTACGCGACCCTGAGCAGTGACCCGTTCGCGTTCGGCACGACCGCCGAGCGGTTCGCGGCGCTGCCGCTGGAGCAGGTGGCCCAGCGGGTCACGCCCAGCGACACGCGCGTGTCGTTCGGGGCGTTCCTGAGCGGCCCGGACGGCCAGGAGGCGCTGGTGGGCATCCTGACCCTGGTCCGGCTGGACAGCCCGGGGTTCGCGCACCGGGCGGACGTGCTGGGCGTGGCGGTGCTGCGGGAAGCGCGCGGGCAGGGGGCCGGGGACGCCCTGATGCGCGCCGCGCTGGACCACGCCCGGTCCTGGGAGGGCCTGACCAGCCTGCATCTGGCGGTCACGGACACGCAGGCGGCCGCGCGGCGGCTGTACGAGCGGCACGGGTTTCAGGTGTGGGGCACGCAGCCGGACGCGATCCGCCGGGCCGGGCAGGTGCTGCAGGAGCATTTCATGTGGCGGCCCCTGTGA
- a CDS encoding carbon-nitrogen hydrolase family protein codes for MTVLKVAAAAYPVEYLESWAAYAAKVERWVADAAGQGAQLLVFPEYAPLELISLLPGALHHDMHGMRPALQAFLPDFLALHERLAREHAVTVVAGSLPVAHAGAFVNRAYVFGPSGLLGYQDKLMMTRFEAEEWDIAPGSGVRVFGAAGVTFGIAICYDSEFPHLARQLAEAGAEVLVVPSFTGSRAGYTRVRVGSMARALEGQCYAVHAPLIADAPWTYAVEDAVGAAGVYAPADNGLPEDGVVAAGGWNEPGWLVADLDLALTRNVRVDGHVLNWRDRQAALTRATPAERAGVEAGA; via the coding sequence ATGACGGTCCTGAAGGTGGCGGCGGCGGCGTACCCGGTGGAGTACCTGGAAAGTTGGGCAGCGTACGCGGCGAAGGTGGAGCGCTGGGTGGCGGACGCCGCCGGGCAGGGTGCACAGTTGCTGGTCTTCCCGGAGTACGCGCCGCTGGAACTGATCAGCCTGCTGCCCGGGGCGCTGCACCACGACATGCACGGCATGCGCCCGGCGCTGCAGGCGTTCCTGCCGGACTTCCTGGCGCTGCACGAGCGGCTGGCCCGCGAGCACGCGGTGACGGTGGTGGCGGGGAGCCTGCCGGTGGCGCACGCGGGCGCGTTCGTGAACCGGGCGTACGTGTTCGGCCCATCGGGGCTGCTGGGGTATCAGGACAAGTTGATGATGACGCGCTTCGAGGCTGAGGAATGGGACATCGCGCCGGGGTCGGGTGTGCGGGTGTTCGGGGCAGCGGGCGTGACCTTCGGGATCGCCATCTGCTACGACAGTGAGTTCCCGCACCTGGCGCGGCAGCTGGCGGAGGCGGGCGCGGAGGTGCTGGTGGTGCCGTCCTTCACGGGGTCCCGGGCGGGGTACACGCGGGTGCGGGTGGGCAGCATGGCCCGCGCGCTGGAAGGGCAGTGTTACGCGGTGCACGCGCCGCTGATCGCGGACGCGCCGTGGACGTACGCGGTGGAGGACGCTGTGGGCGCGGCGGGCGTGTACGCCCCGGCCGACAACGGCCTGCCGGAGGACGGGGTGGTGGCCGCGGGCGGCTGGAACGAGCCGGGCTGGCTGGTGGCGGACCTGGACCTGGCCCTGACGCGGAACGTGCGCGTGGACGGGCACGTGCTGAACTGGCGGGACCGGCAGGCGGCGCTCACGCGGGCCACCCCGGCCGAGCGGGCGGGTGTGGAGGCCGGGGCGTGA
- a CDS encoding DNA-binding protein has protein sequence MSRRPSPPTVLLPAVITVATVGVAAGAAYLARNRRGDVKNAVVNRVLEAPAGRSSYQELQTALERASVALAARADRAADTPGNRDLLMHIIGIERWGQERLKVALGQKPYVEDTHHPYRPEGGRSLPDLREDLSRTRSGTVDLVRQLHRTPPEDALTVNHNALGPLTAKAWVRYLTQHADLESRKLRAQKPGQDDPGTAAAETVTAGPTRSG, from the coding sequence ATGAGCCGCCGCCCGTCCCCGCCCACCGTGCTGCTGCCTGCCGTGATCACCGTCGCCACCGTCGGCGTGGCCGCCGGGGCCGCCTATCTGGCCCGCAACCGGCGCGGCGACGTGAAGAACGCGGTCGTGAACCGCGTCCTGGAAGCGCCCGCCGGCCGCAGCAGCTACCAGGAACTCCAGACCGCCCTGGAACGCGCCTCCGTCGCCCTCGCCGCCCGCGCCGACCGCGCCGCGGACACCCCCGGCAACCGCGACCTGCTCATGCACATCATCGGCATCGAACGCTGGGGCCAGGAACGCCTGAAAGTCGCGCTGGGCCAGAAACCGTACGTGGAGGACACCCACCACCCCTACCGGCCCGAGGGCGGCCGCAGCCTCCCGGACCTGCGCGAGGACCTCTCCCGCACCCGCTCCGGCACCGTGGACCTCGTGCGGCAACTGCACCGCACTCCGCCCGAGGACGCCCTGACCGTGAACCACAACGCCCTGGGGCCCCTCACCGCGAAAGCCTGGGTGCGCTACCTCACGCAGCACGCCGACCTGGAAAGCCGCAAACTCCGCGCGCAGAAACCCGGGCAGGACGACCCCGGCACGGCGGCTGCCGAGACGGTCACGGCCGGCCCCACCCGCTCCGGCTGA
- a CDS encoding PilT/PilU family type 4a pilus ATPase, with protein sequence MTSVLNSVLTAIVKEGASDIHLRSGSAPAGRVNGVMVRYGDTRLSPEHVEGFAREMMIRPGMWDEFQQTREADFAYGIAGLARFRVNAYYQRGTMGLIMRVIEEKGIPSFEQLGLPRETFEYFGAQERGLVLVTGPTGSGKTTTLASLIDHINATQPVNIVTLEDPIEVLHKDKQAMISQRELGIDTMSFSNGLRAAMRQDPDVILIGEMRDKETVEAALSAAQTGHLVLSTLHTQDAIRTVNRIIDFFAPHERDQIRQGLSESIVGIVSQRLLPNASGGRVLGMEVLLGTPTIKECIKDENRTEEIKQALMEGGARGMHTFDQHLAKLVEYGQMTDEDAMASATSAHELKIMLMRHQFAS encoded by the coding sequence ATGACCAGTGTCCTCAACAGCGTCCTCACCGCCATCGTGAAAGAAGGGGCCAGCGACATCCACCTGCGCTCCGGCAGTGCCCCCGCCGGACGCGTCAACGGCGTCATGGTCCGCTACGGCGACACCAGACTCAGCCCCGAACACGTCGAAGGCTTCGCCCGCGAAATGATGATCCGCCCCGGCATGTGGGACGAATTCCAGCAGACCCGCGAAGCCGACTTCGCCTACGGCATCGCCGGCCTCGCCCGCTTCCGCGTGAACGCCTACTACCAGCGCGGCACCATGGGCCTGATCATGCGCGTCATCGAGGAAAAAGGCATCCCCAGCTTCGAACAGCTCGGCCTGCCCCGCGAAACCTTCGAATACTTCGGCGCTCAGGAACGCGGCCTGGTCCTCGTCACCGGCCCCACCGGGTCGGGCAAGACCACCACCCTCGCCAGCCTCATTGACCACATCAACGCCACCCAGCCCGTCAACATCGTCACCCTCGAAGACCCCATTGAGGTCCTGCACAAGGACAAGCAGGCCATGATCAGCCAGCGGGAACTTGGCATCGACACCATGAGCTTCTCCAACGGCCTGCGCGCTGCCATGCGCCAGGACCCGGACGTCATCCTGATCGGTGAGATGCGCGACAAGGAAACCGTCGAGGCGGCACTCTCCGCCGCGCAGACCGGGCACCTGGTGCTCAGCACGCTGCACACCCAGGACGCCATCCGCACCGTGAACCGCATCATCGACTTCTTCGCTCCCCACGAACGCGACCAGATTCGCCAGGGCCTGAGTGAAAGCATCGTCGGCATCGTCAGCCAGCGCCTGCTGCCCAACGCCAGCGGCGGCCGCGTCCTCGGCATGGAAGTCCTGCTCGGCACCCCCACCATCAAGGAATGCATCAAGGACGAAAACCGCACCGAGGAGATCAAGCAGGCCCTGATGGAAGGCGGCGCCCGCGGCATGCACACCTTCGACCAGCACCTCGCCAAACTTGTCGAGTACGGACAGATGACCGACGAGGACGCCATGGCCAGCGCCACCAGCGCCCACGAACTCAAGATCATGCTGATGCGCCACCAGTTCGCGTCCTGA
- a CDS encoding GNAT family N-acetyltransferase has translation MTVSVRAAGVADAAGIAAVHTQSWSETYRGRMPDAFLDRMTSGEMQVRREAGWAQTVTQGAEVVWVAVLGGEVVAFASAGEARDHPGVAAELLTLYSLNRVQGRGVGRALLHAVLREVRARGAGSAACWVLDVNPARAWYARQGAHEAGGKVQAIPGGELREVRMVWPDLGALPD, from the coding sequence ATGACGGTTTCGGTTCGGGCGGCTGGGGTGGCGGATGCGGCGGGCATCGCGGCGGTGCACACGCAGAGCTGGTCGGAGACTTACCGGGGCCGGATGCCGGACGCGTTTCTGGACCGCATGACGTCCGGGGAGATGCAGGTGCGGCGGGAGGCAGGCTGGGCGCAGACCGTCACGCAGGGGGCGGAGGTCGTGTGGGTGGCCGTGCTGGGGGGGGAGGTGGTGGCGTTCGCGTCGGCGGGCGAGGCGCGGGACCATCCGGGCGTGGCGGCGGAACTGCTCACGCTGTACAGCCTGAACCGGGTGCAGGGGCGGGGCGTGGGGCGGGCGCTGCTGCACGCGGTTTTGCGGGAGGTGCGGGCGCGGGGGGCGGGCAGCGCGGCGTGCTGGGTGCTGGACGTGAATCCCGCCCGCGCGTGGTACGCCCGGCAGGGCGCGCACGAGGCGGGCGGGAAGGTGCAGGCCATTCCGGGCGGGGAACTGCGGGAGGTGCGGATGGTCTGGCCGGACCTGGGGGCGCTGCCGGACTGA
- a CDS encoding DUF2089 domain-containing protein, whose translation MRPLPLPFPDETEAPLVTELRFPTSGTTVKGVFELNEFATLTPENLDFLRLYIKVRGNLKEVERVLGISYPTVRARFDTLLRAIGYEPETPDPQEEILQRLERGEITPDEAARKLRR comes from the coding sequence ATGCGCCCCCTGCCCCTGCCCTTCCCGGACGAGACCGAAGCGCCGCTGGTCACCGAACTGCGTTTCCCGACCAGCGGCACCACCGTCAAGGGCGTGTTCGAACTCAACGAGTTCGCCACCCTGACCCCGGAGAACCTGGACTTCCTGCGCCTGTACATCAAGGTGCGCGGCAACCTCAAGGAGGTCGAGCGGGTGCTGGGTATCAGCTACCCCACCGTCCGCGCCCGCTTCGACACCCTGCTGCGCGCCATCGGGTACGAACCCGAAACGCCCGACCCGCAGGAAGAGATCCTGCAACGCCTGGAACGCGGCGAGATCACCCCCGACGAGGCCGCCCGCAAACTCCGGCGGTAA
- a CDS encoding SHOCT-like domain-containing protein, whose translation MKEKVKRILDLIRAGKLTLDDAAPLLTALSSRLALIGSDQDLIRTLLDRDDLDTDQIAEHLLLLRGLKGPGNPGFPPPPPPPPRRPQVVIGGRRMDFGHGPGLDDLGERIAAKLEQAAEKFAAKAERLGQNVEDHMSQFAHDMERTMDSWDPAGPPSPTAGRSRVLRIQVESEDGDSYNANLPLSLAPHLEKLIPAHGIRALEKAGFSLEALQLLIESGAPSGELISAEDSDGNSIKIILR comes from the coding sequence ATGAAAGAGAAAGTCAAACGCATCCTGGACCTGATCCGCGCCGGGAAACTCACCCTGGACGACGCCGCCCCCCTCCTCACCGCCCTGAGCAGCCGCCTCGCGCTGATCGGCAGCGACCAGGACCTGATCCGCACCCTGCTGGACCGCGACGACTTGGACACCGACCAGATCGCCGAGCACCTGCTGCTCCTGCGCGGCCTGAAAGGCCCCGGCAACCCCGGCTTCCCGCCCCCCCCGCCGCCCCCACCCCGCCGGCCCCAGGTCGTGATCGGCGGACGCCGCATGGACTTCGGGCACGGCCCGGGCCTGGACGACCTGGGCGAACGCATCGCCGCGAAGCTGGAACAGGCCGCCGAGAAATTCGCCGCGAAGGCCGAACGCCTCGGGCAGAACGTGGAGGACCACATGAGTCAGTTCGCGCACGACATGGAACGCACCATGGACAGCTGGGACCCCGCCGGGCCCCCCTCACCCACCGCCGGCCGCAGCCGCGTCCTGCGCATCCAGGTGGAATCCGAGGACGGCGACAGCTACAACGCCAACCTGCCCCTGAGCCTCGCGCCGCACCTGGAAAAACTGATTCCCGCGCACGGCATCCGCGCCCTGGAAAAAGCCGGGTTCAGCCTGGAGGCGCTGCAGCTCCTGATCGAGTCCGGCGCACCCAGCGGCGAACTCATCAGCGCCGAGGACAGCGACGGCAACAGCATCAAGATCATCCTCCGGTAA
- a CDS encoding ribonuclease R family protein, with amino-acid sequence MTVTPELTPAQRTEVELLARGKQEKSRTLRDLKLPETPEAAHALLLRLGVWTEAHTPYADRLQAALSPVALPVPAFPDEARLDLTHLPGFAIDDEGNRDPDDAVAVEALAGGLTRLWVHVADVSALVPPDSPLDQEARARGATLYLPDRTVGMLPDALVEQAGLGLHDVTPALSVSLDLDAEGNAEAVDVQLTRVRVQRLTYSQAQAQLDAGQEPFVTLARLARASRQLRESEGALSIDLPEVRVKADEHGASVTPLPKPEMRQVVQECMTLAGWGAAIFADDNEIPLPFATQDHPTREVRGDTLSAQWARRKTLARTRFQPSPGPHHGMGLDLYAQVTSPMRRYLDLVVHQQLRAFLAGGEPMPGKVMASHIAQAQLNADGTRQAERLSRRHHTLRFVAAQPDRVWDAVVVDRRGPQATLLIPDLAFDVPMSTPAAPGTALRVQLTDVNLPALSVRVRAV; translated from the coding sequence ATGACCGTCACGCCCGAACTCACGCCCGCGCAGCGCACCGAGGTGGAACTGCTCGCCCGCGGCAAACAGGAAAAAAGCCGCACCCTGCGCGACCTGAAACTCCCGGAAACCCCGGAGGCCGCCCACGCCCTGCTGCTGCGCCTGGGCGTCTGGACCGAGGCGCACACCCCGTACGCCGACCGGCTGCAGGCCGCCCTGAGCCCCGTTGCCCTGCCCGTGCCCGCCTTCCCGGACGAAGCGCGCCTGGACCTGACGCACCTGCCGGGCTTCGCCATCGACGACGAGGGCAACCGCGACCCGGACGACGCCGTGGCCGTCGAGGCCCTGGCAGGCGGCCTGACCAGGCTGTGGGTGCACGTCGCGGACGTCTCGGCGCTGGTGCCGCCGGACAGCCCGCTGGACCAGGAGGCCCGCGCGCGCGGCGCCACGCTGTACCTCCCGGACCGCACGGTCGGCATGCTCCCGGACGCCCTGGTCGAGCAGGCCGGCCTGGGCCTGCACGACGTGACGCCCGCCCTGTCGGTGTCGCTGGACCTGGACGCCGAGGGCAACGCCGAGGCGGTGGACGTGCAGCTCACCCGCGTGCGCGTGCAGCGCCTCACGTACTCGCAGGCGCAGGCGCAGCTGGACGCCGGGCAGGAGCCGTTCGTGACCCTGGCCCGCCTGGCCCGCGCCAGCCGGCAGCTGCGCGAATCGGAAGGTGCCCTGAGCATCGACCTGCCGGAGGTGCGCGTGAAGGCCGACGAGCACGGGGCCAGCGTGACGCCCCTGCCGAAACCCGAGATGCGGCAGGTGGTGCAGGAGTGCATGACCCTGGCCGGCTGGGGCGCGGCGATCTTCGCGGATGACAACGAGATCCCTCTGCCGTTCGCCACGCAGGACCACCCCACCCGCGAGGTCCGTGGGGACACCCTGAGTGCGCAGTGGGCTCGGCGCAAGACGCTGGCCCGCACGCGCTTCCAGCCGTCGCCGGGCCCGCACCACGGCATGGGCCTGGACCTGTACGCGCAGGTCACCAGCCCCATGCGCCGCTACCTGGACCTGGTGGTGCACCAGCAGCTCCGGGCGTTCCTGGCCGGCGGGGAGCCGATGCCGGGCAAGGTGATGGCCTCGCATATCGCGCAGGCGCAGCTGAACGCGGACGGCACCCGGCAGGCCGAGCGCCTGAGCCGACGGCATCACACGCTGCGGTTCGTGGCCGCGCAGCCTGATCGCGTGTGGGACGCGGTGGTCGTGGACCGGCGGGGCCCGCAGGCGACCCTGCTGATCCCGGACCTGGCCTTCGACGTGCCGATGAGCACGCCCGCGGCGCCCGGCACGGCCCTGCGTGTGCAGCTCACGGACGTGAACCTGCCGGCGCTGAGTGTCCGGGTCCGGGCGGTGTGA